In Pseudoliparis swirei isolate HS2019 ecotype Mariana Trench chromosome 11, NWPU_hadal_v1, whole genome shotgun sequence, a genomic segment contains:
- the mrpl33 gene encoding 39S ribosomal protein L33, mitochondrial: MFLTAANLAKAKSKTILVQMMSAAGTGYCFNTKRNRLREKLVLRKHDPRVNKHVLFFEKRKIRSI; encoded by the exons ATGTTTCTTACCGCTGCAAATT TGGCCAAGGCGAAATCAAA GACCATCCTGGTGCAGATGATGAGCGCCGCAGGGACGGGCTACTGCTTCAACACGAAGAGGAACCGACTCCGGGAGAAGCTGGTGCTGCGCAAACACGACCCGCGGG TGAACAAGCACGTCCTGTTTTTTGAGAAGAGGAAGATCAGATCCATTTGA